The Coffea arabica cultivar ET-39 chromosome 8e, Coffea Arabica ET-39 HiFi, whole genome shotgun sequence genome window below encodes:
- the LOC113702708 gene encoding subtilisin-like protease — translation MGLMHILNLFSVLSLQLLAISANLETYIVHVELPESYAQLSTASISSPNEDLDRWYNSFLPTTIASTNEAQRMVYCYHNVFKGFSAKLSAEDVKVMEKKPGFLSARPQRMLSLHTTHSPIFLGLHQNSGFWRESNYGKGVIIGVLDTGIEPNHPSFSDEGMPPPPAKWKGKCEFNTPVCNKKLIGARFFQDGNGSPADESGHGTHTAGTAAGNFVKGANVFGNANGTAVGVAPHAHLAIYKVCTTGCSESDILAAMDVAIDDGVDILSLSLGGSSVPFHNDNIALGAYSAMEKGILVSCSAGNNGPFGSTLSNDAPWILTVGASTIDRQIRATAVLGNKKELDGQSLYQPKDFHPRLYPLFYPGLNQSDTDADRYCTEALLNITQVKGKIVICEVGLIPPTSKGTNVKAAGGVGMIMINSEQEAYTTRADAHVLPATNINYADRLKLIAYLESTSSPVATFSFKGTIIGDSHAPAVASFSSRGPSYSSPGILKPDIIGPGVNILAAYHESVENSTNTKANFHVLSGTSMSCPHLSGVAALLKSAHPDWSPAAIKSAMMTTADLVNLAQNPIEDEKHLPADLFTMGSGHVNPARANNPGLIYDIEPKDYIPYLCGLNYSDWEVGRILQRKANCKAESRISETQLNYPSFSIVVGSTIQKYTRTVTNVGDANSIYRVKIDQPGGVNVTVKPRILSFSKVNQKLSYEITFTPLSPYKTPSDGSLTWTSAKYSVRSPIAAQPEVVTSA, via the coding sequence ATGGGCTTAATGCACATTCTAAATCTGTTTTCTGTTCTGAGTTTACAATTATTGGCAATCTCTGCCAATTTGGAGACATACATTGTTCATGTTGAGTTACCTGAATCTTACGCTCAACTGTCCACCGCTAGTATTTCAAGCCCAAATGAAGATTTAGATAGATGGTACAATTCTTTCTTGCCAACAACAATTGCAAGCACAAATGAAGCACAAAGAATGGTGTATTGTTATCACAATGTTTTCAAAGGATTTTCTGCCAAATTATCAGCTGAGGATGTCAAAGTAATGGAAAAGAAGCCTGGTTTTCTATCAGCTCGGCCCCAGAGGATGCTGTCTTTGCATACAACTCACAGTCCTATCTTTCTGGGGCTGCATCAGAACTCGGGATTTTGGAGGGAGTCCAATTATGGAAAGGGTGTCATCATTGGAGTCCTGGACACTGGAATTGAGCCAAACCACCCTTCATTCAGTGATGAAGGAATGCCTCCACCTCCTGCTAAATGGAAGGGAAAGTGTGAATTCAATACCCCAGTTTGCAATAAAAAATTGATTGGAGCTAGATTTTTCCAGGATGGAAATGGCTCTCCAGCTGATGAGAGTGGCCATGGAACTCACACAGCAGGCACAGCTGCAGGAAACTTTGTCAAGGGGGCCAATGTATTTGGAAATGCCAATGGCACTGCTGTCGGTGTTGCCCCTCATGCTCACTTGGCAATCTACAAAGTATGTACTACTGGCTGTTCTGAGAGTGATATATTGGCTGCAATGGACGTTGCTATCGACGATGGCGTTGATATTCTTTCCCTCTCCCTCGGTGGAAGTTCGGTACCATTTCACAATGACAACATAGCTCTCGGTGCATATAGTGCAATGGAAAAAGGCATCTTGGTGAGCTGCTCAGCAGGAAATAATGGTCCTTTTGGTTCCACTCTGTCCAATGATGCGCCATGGATTCTTACTGTTGGCGCAAGCACTATTGACAGACAGATAAGGGCAACTGCTGTGCTTGGAAACAAGAAGGAGCTAGATGGCCAGTCTCTATATCAGCCTAAAGATTTTCATCCAAGATTGTATCCTTTGTTTTACCCTGGCCTAAACCAGAGTGATACTGATGCTGATCGGTACTGCACTGAAGCATTGCTGAACATCACACAAGTCAAAGGAAAAATAGTGATATGTGAAGTAGGTCTCATACCTCCAACCAGTAAGGGAACAAATGTTAAGGCTGCTGGTGGTGTAGGCATGATCATGATTAATTCGGAACAAGAGGCTTACACTACACGGGCCGATGCTCATGTTCTTCCAGCCACAAATATCAATTACGCTGATCGACTTAAACTCATTGCCTATCTTGAGTCAACTAGTTCACCCGTAGCTACATTCTCATTCAAAGGAACTATCATTGGAGATAGTCACGCTCCTGCAGTTGCTTCCTTCTCCTCCAGAGGTCCGAGCTATTCTAGTCCTGGAATCTTGAAACCAGACATAATTGGCCCTGGTGTAAACATTCTTGCTGCCTATCATGAATCAGTCGAAAACAGCACCAACACAAAAGCCAACTTTCACGTACTCTCAGGCACTTCAATGTCTTGCCCTCACCTCAGTGGTGTCGCGGCATTACTGAAAAGTGCACACCCCGATTGGTCTCCAGCGGCAATTAAGTCCGCGATGATGACCACTGCTGATCTTGTGAACCTTGCCCAGAATCCCATCGAGGATGAAAAGCACCTTCCAGCCGACCTTTTCACCATGGGCTCAGGCCATGTTAATCCAGCGAGAGCAAACAATCCAGGACTCATTTATGACATTGAACCAAAAGATTACATCCCTTATTTGTGTGGTTTGAATTATTCAGACTGGGAAGTTGGCAGAATTTTACAACGCAAGGCAAATTGCAAGGCTGAATCAagaatatccgagacacaattGAACTATCCTTCATTCTCAATTGTAGTTGGATCAACAATTCAGAAGTATACAAGGACAGTCACTAACGTTGGCGACGCTAACTCAATCTACAGAGTCAAGATTGATCAGCCGGGAGGTGTCAATGTGACAGTCAAACCAAGAATTCTAAGTTTCTCAAAGGTGAACCAGAAGTTGAGCTATGAAATTACATTTACTCC
- the LOC113703185 gene encoding uncharacterized protein — translation MADNETYIPKPKKLSLEVSANHANASKYFRHFLYKAIIVTIFLVIVPLLPSQAPEFINQNLHSRSWELLQLIFVGIAVSYGLFSKRNDESDKEYNSISKFDNAQSYVTRLLQVSSVFDDETESTAVSDDNKIQTWNSQYQRGEPVVVVAKESPLLGKRNGTASRIDEKPLLLPVRSLKSRVAEPNEMETSRESSVKYGSISRSNPNSGSKRFSSNSRKSRNSEFAGLGPVKVEENMEENVVLRSPIPWRSRSGRIVMKEDEEGLPSYSLPPSLEDSEVKKFESRSTRSQSFRSSRPDSACPSPNKPSPPPTPHSPKNLSPLTSFSSESQAKSVEDVVRRKIHVKSSPPPAPPPPPPPFILRAPLEKSNSSLVNGNHFSEEELKRSTRSVPNDLTETEMEGLSRRANSGPELGPRAQNDVASMVKSVRTIRSGEPVMRSVESREFDEDFTNGNAREIEATFIEKRGFTDKLMHEAAPHFSRQVFTELPKAEKKEYIENVVVETDQSSDAESEGDYFDESVGNEVHANENGTDEGRDVNKKADEFIAKFREQIRLQRIESIRRSTEQHARKQSR, via the coding sequence ATGGCAGATAATGAAACTTACATTCCCAAACCAAAAAAGTTAAGCTTAGAAGTCTCAGCAAACCATGCAAATGCAAGTAAGTATTTTCGTCATTTTCTCTACAAAGCCATCATTGTCACTATTTTCTTGGTTATAGTTCCACTTCTTCCTTCACAAGCTCCTGAatttattaaccaaaatctgCACTCTAGAAGTTGGGAGCTTCTTCAGCTTATCTTTGTAGGTATCGCTGTTTCTTATGGCCTCTTTAGCAAGAGAAATGATGAATCAGACAAGGAATATAATAGCATCTCTAAATTTGATAATGCACAGTCCTACGTAACTAGACTTCTTCAGGTTTCGTCAGTTTTTGATGATGAGACCGAAAGCACTGCAGTTTCTGATGATAACAAGATTCAAACTTGGAATTCGCAGTACCAAAGGGGGGAACCAGTGGTTGTAGTAGCCAAAGAAAGCCCTCTTCTTGGAAAACGGAATGGTACTGCATCAAGAATTGATGAAAAGCCTTTACTTTTGCCCGTACGAAGCTTGAAATCTCGCGTTGCTGAGCCGAATGAGATGGAAACATCGCGAGAATCTAGCGTTAAATATGGTTCTATTAGCAGGTCTAATCCAAATTCAGGTTCAAAGAGATTTTCAAGcaattcaagaaaatcaagaaatagtgaATTTGCAGGACTAGGCCctgtaaaagttgaggaaaacATGGAGGAAAATGTTGTGCTTCGTTCACCAATTCCGTGGAGATCAAGGTCAGGAAGGATTGTAATGAAGGAAGATGAGGAGGGCCTTCCTTCATACTCTCTGCCTCCTTCATTGGAGGATTCTGAGGTGAAGAAGTTCGAATCACGGTCTACTAGGTCTCAATCATTTCGTTCATCTAGACCTGATTCAGCTTGTCCTTCACCGAATAAGCCCTCTCCACCGCCAACACCACATTCACCGAAAAATCTGTCTCCCTTAACTTCTTTTTCATCTGAATCTCAAGCAAAGAGCGTGGAAGATGTGGTGAGGAGAAAGATCCATGTCAAGTCCTCACCTCCACCTGCTCCCCCGCCGCCGCCTCCACCATTTATTCTTAGAGCTCCGTTAGAGAAATCAAATTCTAGTCTTGTAAACGGTAATCATTTTTCTGAGGAGGAGCTGAAACGTAGTACCAGGAGTGTGCCAAATGACTTGACCGAGACTGAAATGGAGGGCCTGTCTCGGAGAGCAAATTCAGGGCCAGAGTTGGGGCCTAGAGCTCAAAATGATGTTGCATCGATGGTGAAGTCTGTTCGAACAATTAGATCAGGCGAACCAGTCATGAGATCTGTCGAATCCAGGGAATTTGATGAGGATTTCACGAATGGAAATGCCAGGGAAATTGAAGcaaccttcattgagaaaagagGATTCACTGATAAACTGATGCATGAGGCTGCCCCTCATTTTTCGAGGCAGGTTTTTACTGAGTTGCCAAAGGCAGAGAAGAAAGAGTACATCGAAAATGTGGTCGTGGAAACTGATCAGAGCTCAGATGCTGAAAGTGAAGGTGATTATTTTGACGAAAGCGTGGGAAATGAAGTACATGCGAATGAGAATGGTACTGATGAGGGACGTGATGTTAATAAGAAGGCTGATGAGTTCATAGCCAAATTTAGAGAGCAAATAAGGCTTCAAAGAATAGAGTCAATAAGGAGATCCACTGAGCAGCATGCAAGAAAACAATCCCGGTAA
- the LOC113703772 gene encoding homeobox-leucine zipper protein HAT4, whose translation MVVDKEDLGLSLSLSFPEKRATATNSSSSPLQLNLMPSASPSPFGHLLQQKSSWTDTLPPSDRSMDACRVETRAFLKGIDVNRLPAATADAEEEAGVSSPNSTISSISGKRSEREANGEDHELERASSRGISDEEDGDNSRKKLRLSKDQSAVLEESFKEHNTLNPKQKLALAKRLGLRPRQVEVWFQNRRARTKLKQTEVDCEYLKRCCESLTVENRRLQKEVQELRALKLSPQFYMQMTPPTTLTMCPSCERVGAPPPSSSSSSTAVPISTPVDPRPRALVPGHPRPIPFNPWATTPIQHRPFDALHTRS comes from the exons ATGGTGGTTGACAAGGAAGATTTGGGCTTAAGTCTAAGTTTAAGTTTCCCTGAGAAAAGGGCCACAGCTACAAATTCTAGTTCAAGTCCACTACAGCTGAATCTCATGCCTTCTGCTTCTCCATCACCTTTTGGTCATCTCCTTCAGCAAAAGAGTTCTTGGACCGATACTCTTCCTCCATCAG ATCGAAGCATGGATGCATGCAGAGTGGAAACGAGGGCGTTTTTGAAAGGGATTGATGTCAATAGGCTGCCTGCTGCCACAGCGGATGCTGAGGAAGAGGCTGGAGTGTCTTCTCCAAACAGTACTATTTCCAGTATTAGTGGAAAAAGAAGTGAAAGAGAGGCTAATGGAGAAGATCATGAGCTGGAGAGGGCTTCTTCTAGAGGGAtcagtgatgaagaagatggTGATAATTCCAGGAAGAAGCTCAGACTTTCTAAAGATCAATCCGCCGTCCTTGAAGAGAGCTTTAAAGAACATAACACTCTGAATCCT AAGCAAAAGCTGGCTTTGGCTAAGAGGCTAGGACTGAGGCCAAGGCAGGTGGAGGTGTGGTTTCAGAACAGGAGAGCAAG GACAAAGTTGAAGCAGACGGAAGTGGATTGTGAGTACTTGAAGAGATGTTGTGAAAGCTTGACGGTGGAAAATAGGAGGCTACAGAAAGAAGTACAAGAACTTAGAGCCCTCAAATTATCACCGCAGTTTTACATGCAAATGACCCCTCCAACCACCCTCACCATGTGTCCTTCCTGTGAGCGTGTTGGAGCCCCACCACCCTCCTCGTCCTCCTCCTCCACCGCCGTCCCGATCTCGACACCCGTCGATCCAAGACCCCGTGCCTTGGTTCCGGGCCATCCTCGGCCTATCCCGTTCAACCCATGGGCCACCACTCCCATCCAGCATAGGCCGTTTGATGCTTTACACACTAGATCATAG